The genomic window ACGAATTTTGATTAGATGGCACTAAGACTACTTTTtcttatttgaaattaaattgtttaaacgtacACCATGCACGGAATAATTGAAGTCCAGTCACCCacaacacacaaaaaaataaaacatgtttattatggaataaaagatacaggtatcacttattccacgtcattaaatttgaataggtaggcatccctactcatcggcaaagaagacagagggtgtaggctgagagaaaaagccggcgtaaaaaactctcggtaggtactcttttaaaatagcaaatcatcaaacaacacttattttaaaacaaatatcgcaaattaattagaagtagcctgtctagcactagccccaggcccttttatcaactagataatagttaactttatagttagcctttttacacagattttctttaatacatttcctAGTGTGGGGAGTAGCGTTACAACCACATTTCTGTTATGAataacgttttattattattaaataaagttcaaGAAAGATCCAAATAAGTTACctaaattttactaaaacatGATATCTTATACACAAGCACCTAATGAATATATCTACATATCAAGTACCTCCGTGACTGTTCGTTTGATTTTCGCATGCTTCGGCACAGAAGTctaatttccttttttttatggaacacTTTTAtgaaacgggcaggaggctcacctggacactctcaatgccagagggctcgcgagtgcgttgccggccttttaggaattggtacgctcttttcttgaacgaaaatacttcagtgggcagcaccacatagcggtggtgcgcggcaaaaactgtctacaaaaacgctcagttgtgaaacggcggatttcgtattctgcctcgacgtccgatgatgaaactcaggtgcaggtattaatccgaacaactcttcTGAACATTCTCCATGGTAATAGCGGTAGAAGATGCCTATTCATTACTCAGCGTATATGAAAAATACTGGTCTACCTCGGGTGCTAatcatataaaacatatttcatcTAAATCCCTTAACAATAATCATTAAAACAGACACATCCGTCTTCCCCAAGCTTTAAGAGGTCAAGGGACATCAAACAACACGATATCTTGTCTTAGCAAATcgcaaaattatttactaagtactattttgttataattttaagctGAAGTAATGTAGGTAACATATAGGCAATGTTACCTAcagttcattaaaaaaaacataaaatgtatttttacatttatatctgaattacaattttacaagCTTAACATTCTCATTCTATAAGTATAAACTAGAAAAACgactaaaaaatttatttaatttctcttTCGACCAAGACTCGGTTTCATCTCTATGTATATAAGTTGTaaggtatataaaattcttgtgtcacaattttcgttcccatactcctccgaaacggctcgaccgattcttatgaagtttttattcatattcagtaagtctgagaatcggctactatcaaTCTTTCCAACCCCTAAATGATAAGGGGCGCCCGaccctaaaaataaaaaaaatgttttggataacattttatttcattttttattttgtggcaTTAAAAGcttacatacaacccttaattttaacccctctatgatcaacgcctttttttttatagtagatagttatttttattgaactaaaataggtttcctagaaataatatacatggcaaaacaacgtttgccgggtaaGCTAGTTTTAGtatagaaatgtattaaataaacacacagagtaaaaacaatttacacTATTATTAACCTTTTTGCTTCAATAACCGCTAATATCCtctaatacattataaaacattGATTTCTTCCTGTTCAACAAGAAACTGTCATTGCTCAACCAGTCTCACAAGTATGTAACGGGAACGCAAACTGCATTTGAAATTAcagtgtttttgtttttatcttaGATTTTATGTTTTGAGAACTatcttttatttgttaattatgtttataattggtagttttttcattaataaaaccTTGGCGCTAATGGTGAGATTGAGAAacaaagttatgtcaaaacatACCGGAGTTATGACTATGGTTCGCGCTAAGTCTGATTTCCGGGcgccaaaaatatattgtattttgacaaacggatttatgtatctatttcgttgataatttttcttcGCTGATATTTAGCTCTTGaatttcctcatgatgttttctttTCGTAAGCAATTCCTTGCGcacatacaaataataatacatttttacacaGAATTTTCAACAACACGATTTTTCAATGCACGAGTTACTATCACTACTACATTTTtccgtatttttttatggtatCTTATTTGCTAACTCCGATAAAAGGGacatcatttattttgtattgcatGTAGCATATTGTCTATGATTATCTAACTATGTATGCATTTTTAAtactctaaaaataaaatatctttgttgtgacaaatattttactttgctgtatttttaagtttgtatatattaaacttatatttagATTAGTAGTATATTTAGTTCGAAGCAAAtactacaaaacaaaattgtataaaacgACGCATTCCTCTATAATCATGTAAAGATCGtcattttatcttaaataaaagagttaaaaatagatttgtgTGTTGATGTTACTCGGTTATCGCACCGTGTCAGTCAAAGGTCGTCGACAATTTCGATACGGCTTCCTCACATACTTTAAGATATCTATCGAGTACACACGCGACTCCCACAGCAAAGTAGAACAGTGATCAATGTGTTTATAGTGGACAACCTTTCTCTGATAGCTAAGTGATAGTCATAAGCTAAATGCAAAGTGAAGAGAGCGTCCGCTCATCGTGAACCGTTACTGTTCTCGATTCACTTACGACTGGTTCGCCGGCGCACGGTAAAAGCATCGCGGGAGATGTTTACGCGCAGTCAAATCGCGGGAGGTGTCTCGAATGCACGCACCATGCTCTTAATCCTTGCTTTTGTCTCGCTGGCGTTCGCCGCACCCGCCACTTACGACCAACGTCAAGAAGGCGAAGTCAATGTCCAAGCTGATGTCCAAAACGTCGTCCTTCTAGTTGCTATCCCTCAGAAGATACCCAGTAGCCTCTTAGACTTGAGCTGGTTGAAGAGCGGGAAGCATGGCAGCGATGATATCCAGGAGCGGGCTGATGTACATGTGATGGAGGCGTTTGTTGAGCCGAACACACCGTACCGCGTCGAAATTGGCACGGAAGGTGAGAAGAAAGTTGAGGGTGACGGGCGTAATGCGGAGGTATTAATCGCCGGCCGGAAACCGATCGAAGCAGAGGAACAGGAATCtgataaaaatgaatttaagcTCATTGGAGCGATGGAGCAGTGCGGTCCGGATAGAATGAGGGATCCAGTGACGCTCATGTGCGTTGATGAACCGGAAGCACCTTCTACACGAGCCCCTGAAGTTATCGCTGTATCGACGTAACCCGATCTCCCGATTATTGTAGgatactaatttattatttcattatgtaatttatttgtaaattattatattttaagtaaacgTATTAAACATCTATTGTTCTATTTCTTATCCCATTGTTATGAATATTATCACGTACGAAacgtacaatataatatattatacgtatatgtaTGCATATATGTAGTAttgcatacataatatacctaAAATTATCATACAATTAGGGATTTATTATATGTGCCAATAGAGCTATAGAAAGTTCTTGAAGTAAGATAAatctttttgaaatataattctCTAGATATTGATATTAACTTATCAAACGATAACTTTAAACATGTTGAATTGaattagatattatttattaacattgttCTATTGGCTCAAGTttacgactctcatccttgaggtcgtaggttcgattttCAGCTGTTCACAAATGAACTTTCTGTTTATGTTCGCATCAAACATTCGATTGTACGGTAAAGGAAATCATCGTGCCTTttaacttgcctattagaaataaaaattggtcacaaaacagatacagaaatctgaggccaatacctaaaggttgtagcgccactggatattttttattaaaattgtttgaaatttgataatataaatcataatatattattcacaaCATCCAGAATGATCACCAGTTTTGCATTTAGATGttgttatattgtattttttttaaatatgtttgttacctattaataaaaaattctaacAAAACGTTAAAAACACAAAAGTGGGTTTCGTTGCCAAAATGTTCTTTGATATCAATGgtgtcaaatttaatttaagttatagtaaattttaaaacaatattcatCCATATACTTTCTCTACTAAGCCACTGGACctattatagttaattatataattttgttgtatAGATATGTTTTCTCTGTATATAGATATGAGTTGATACTAACACGATATATGTAACAATGACTGTATATTTATCATGAGTCGTAAGTTTTCATAAGCAAAAATCTATAGAACAATTAGACGGCTATAATCTGAATTATTACGATTAGAATAGTATGATATACCTAGATTAATctttaatcaatatttatcgtattaataataatatagatgtAAAAACATTATGTAATATTGCTGAGTCAAGACTGACGCAGCGTTTTTTTGCAATTTCTTCTCGtgcgttctacgcccttgatttgacaattggcagtaaatttaaatttaggtGCATTAATTGtgctgacgttcataagtgtacctaaaggggcctcatagcctagcggtcttattaagtggcagctaggtgaggggtaccgggttcgattcccggttcgagggcaagttttaatttaatttaaatttgttctcggcctttgggagggttgtgcggtaccgggcgagtgcctaaaaccgtacatggaggacacggtcgaagttCTAAGGCAAgaacgaattataaaaaatcttatacttgacgctggctaatgcacaaaccgcgccagagccataaaaaaaataaaagtgtacCTAAGACTGCGAAATGTTAGAGACCACCATCTACCAACATCTTGGATGATCAACTATAACTGTGGATATGTATGAGAAACATGTTCTAGCCAGTTGTTTAGTGGTGGTGTATGATTTCTAAAAacattgcaaaaaataaaattaattcaatttatctTATTAGAGCGTAGTAAGGGTTTaatgtagtagtaataaaggACATGAAAAAGTTAAGAAATGCTGTTACTTCTAGTAAAAGATTGAAATGGATATGGACAGGACATATTATGAGAGAAGATAAAGATAAATGGACGAAAAAAGTGACGGAATGGCTTCCTCGCTATGACAAAAGAAAACCAGGTAGATAAATAAAGAGATGGGAAGATGATGTGCGAAGAGCAGCTGGCCCTATTTGGCTAGAAACAAAGAAGAGAAGAAGCCCtaagaggaggcctatgtccaaggACAAGCTGTATAACAGAAATCAACCGGCTTGCCGATTagttattagtatttatttttgaagttatacttctttaagcgcgttatgaaaaattgatgagagtgaaattttacgatgcgcgatGATTAAGTTgtccacggaagatgctacggcattggacataatttaaaaacaacattcgaataataatagaatttatgttacacttaatgtaagagaataataataaatataaataatatttatttaatttttcaaatataaactgaactttattgactataatgactccttttccagtctttgattatttaattatttgcgaTTGCATGCAAGtgaaattatacttctttggcattattaaaaacttcttacgcgcgtacataacatgcacccttttttttatttttttttagtgtcAATTTTTTAGTACTTcacatttttatgtactaGTATAAGTAATTACGGCAATAAGGgctcttattattattattatcagggtttaatgtaaagtcttattgtgtttaaattacgtgaaaatgaatattttaaacaatgcCTTCATGTTAAGGGCAAAAAGTTATCATATTTgcaaatctataaaaattgtCTATGTCATGAAAAATAAGTCCTAATTTAGATATAATAAgactttcaatatttttatcttaaattatcATGTCAATGTAGTCAAATCTAAAACCTGTAACacaaagttattaaaattattattattattaatttgttccTACGACGATGCTTACAATACGTATCTCTGGCGCTACAACcgcttttaggtctgggcctcaaatagAAATAACGTTAGGGCTAACGGGCAAAAGGCTGACATGGTAACACTTGAAAACTAGCCAGTGGCgaaaaaataaacagtattttatatatatttttttatgtatttataaacttttatataaatgttactaCAAATAAGAAGTAAACTTCTTTTTACGTTATCAACAAAAAAACCCATTTCTCAGACATAATCGATTATATTATCGCAGGATAtcagataaatattttatttctacgaAGATTTAACCATATAAGTTACCTTCATAGAGAAACAATTCAGTATTAGTTGAATTTTCTCGTGATCAACTCGGTTCTGTTCTGTTCTAAAAATGGCGAATAACAACTACCCGTACGAGATAAGAGATGTGGATACACCAGAGAAAGAAGTCTCGCATAATCATGATGGTATGCATTTTTGGTACTTTTTTCGGGTTTTACCAGTTTAACCTTAAAAACATACCACCAGGCGTGTTACTTCTTCATCGCATTTGAAACTCGATTGGTTTTTAACTTACGCCCTAGTTCACAATACCAGTCCACGTCTCGAATAATAACTGTGGATTGAAGGAATCGCTTCCGTTGTTGCttgtttttatgaatagaGACATGAACGCATGAACTCTGATaatgacattttaaaaatgttctttAGATATTTCCCCAATTATGTAGTCTTCGgaggtattaaataacttacgtAAATTGTATTGGTAACCCGGATGATAAAACActactacctatttcttttaacaactttttgtatGACCTTTACAGAAAATTCCAAAAAGATGCCTCAACCTAGTGTTGAACATTATTTCCTTTCTCTGTTACTTTTATGCCCATAGCTTGTTCAGTGTCATACCTGTCGTAACCATACATTGGACAGTCGGTCAGAACATATGTACGTTTACTATTGTCTCTCTATCCACCGTTGTTACGCTTACTTCCTCGAATCGTAACGAAAAACTTTAATAGTTAACGTAatgtaatcttttttttaagaacaatACATCGTGGGCGTATTTAGAACTAAACGTAAGCACGAACATTCATACGAATAGGATATGGATAGTAAATTATACGAAGCGTAAAAAGTTCGTAATACAGctttacaacaaaaatataacaagaaattttattttatacagcaTCTCACTTATAACCTTCGACTGGAGCGTAGTAATTTCCGGAAAAACAATCGGATTAAAATTGACAAAAcccgtattttatattatagaaaaattggtactgaatatttttgttaataaggataattttcacttataataccacaagagcttcaaaattatcgggtatttcccgataggttcgttgcaaacaattaatatagtcgtcatgacgactatagtctatagtatagtatatttgtttacagggaaccttgagggaaatgcccgataattttgaagctcgtgtggtattcgggggattatttttccgacccaaatgtcggccaatagaattgcaccatgagacgaaatgtacagttaacaaataagaatttcataatgaataaaacaactacttaatacttttcttgaagcaacgaccagagaaaattttcacaaaaaattatcagtataataccatgtaggttgtaccacgtgacgtcgaatggtgcaattctattggccgatatttgggtcggaaaaataataaaaaaaaaaacagtttagaTCTTAGTCTGTGTTTCTGCCCCATGCCCTATttaacgttttatttattacataggtatattataaaggCCCAATTGAGATAAACACGTCACGATAACAACAGTCCCTAATCTTTCAAACCTTGACTCACGTTTTAGATTCGAacatgattaaaaaaatatatgcggTCATTGCAATAActgataaaatataagaatatgATAACGAATTGCGTAATAAGTAACTACAcaattaaataagattttttaggGTATAAGCAGAATTTATAgcattttttacatttcaacAGCAACGGGTCGCGTgtgcttttaaaaattagatttttctgttcaaggtttaaaaaaaaaatcgttattttaaaaaatatatacattatacatataatttaatatatgtgtatatgtttagtaaaaaaaattctaagcATATAGCGAAAGATTGAATACaccatatttacaaaaaggttaATACATTTACGAAagcaaaaatcaataaaaaatattaaatacatttaactaagatTTTTACatcggctttttctctcggcctctCTCTCCCTCTGTCtcctttgccgatgagtagggatgcctacagattcaaatttaatgacgtggaataagtgatatgcatcttatgttccataataaacatattttattttatttttttatttttatcagttTCTGGATGCCGGTTTGTCCggaaagttattattatattttactagctgaccgggcgttttgccatgtatattatttctaggaaacattttttagttcaatcaaaataactatcaactataataaaaaaaataggggttgatcgtagaagggtgaaaattgaggattgtatgtatttttgtaatgataatgataaatgataaataaataaataaatttaggggtggactacccctaacatttagggggatgaaaaatagatgttggcctctcatagataccggataagcacaaaaaatttcatcaaaatcggtcaagccgtttcggaggagtatggcaacgaaaactgtgacacgagaattttatatattagatatcaaTGATCGACCTTGAGTGTAATAGGAATACCTATTAACATGCCGACGTAACGtagaaacatataaaaaaacacgttACGACGACATGATGATCCAAATGCCGACATGATGCATTCTtctatgtgaaaaattcactTAGACAATATCGTGAGAAAATCGGCATGTCTAAGACTAAAAAATCGGCAACATTCTATACCTCACCATGTCGCCTATTGTtttatcacctacttgtctataaaagaaatgaaatgaaaaaaatgaaaatgattATCAATGAAATTCATGCCATTCAGCGCCCAGCGGTAATGTTTTAACGCCACAGACAATGAATGATTCAACAGAAAATGCGGCTTTAAGTTAGTTATATTTTTCTCGAAAATCAAACTCGGTCTCCGGAAGGCATGGCTTTAATATGTTAAGTGTATATAGGCGATTAATTACAATCTATACgctctaataaaaaataaatcaatggcgctacaacctttttaggtctagctctcagatttctggaagtatttgtttcatgatcatttgttaatctaataggcaggcaggtgatcagccttctgtgcctgacgcacgccgtcgactttttggctcTAAGAGCGAGGCCACACGATGCGTTAACGGTGCGGTGTGGCGCCAGAGCGGTGCCGCAATGTCATCCTACATACAAATTACTATACCATGTCACACGATGCGTTGCCCCGCCGCGCGTCGTCGCACCGCAAGCGCGTCGGGCTTGTGATCTGCGGGACGACGCGGGGAgctgtaaaatatattgccaCACCGCAACGCCCGTGTCCTATAGCTCGAAGTAATTGCGGTACGTCGCCGGAGCGGTGCCTACGACCTCATGGATGaaagtcgcatgctgaagtcactaggccaacactgctctgctgCTATACGCGCTaatagtatatacatatatataatatagtttattttcacAGAAATTGTCAGTATTGGACCTAAGGGCTACATATACCCAAAAACGTTCAGAGAAATGGCAGCTGACATATATAACATGGAAGTGAAACCATCTGACGTTTACGTCTTCAGTTATCCAAGATCAGGtatttacgaaataaattgattttatgaattggtcaattaaaatttacgaaattttCTAACCTGGTCAACTTACAACTTATTCATggaaagtaaattaataagtaatctaaaacactaatattattttgtgtaaacataatttgagggaaaataaaaaaatacatttttcgtTAGAGTTAG from Pieris napi chromosome 12, ilPieNapi1.2, whole genome shotgun sequence includes these protein-coding regions:
- the LOC125054730 gene encoding uncharacterized protein LOC125054730 encodes the protein MFTRSQIAGGVSNARTMLLILAFVSLAFAAPATYDQRQEGEVNVQADVQNVVLLVAIPQKIPSSLLDLSWLKSGKHGSDDIQERADVHVMEAFVEPNTPYRVEIGTEGEKKVEGDGRNAEVLIAGRKPIEAEEQESDKNEFKLIGAMEQCGPDRMRDPVTLMCVDEPEAPSTRAPEVIAVST